One Acidimicrobiales bacterium DNA segment encodes these proteins:
- a CDS encoding amidohydrolase family protein — protein sequence GGQMKDFYETHRLSWDGAVDADGHILEPSTLWEDYIDPQYRDVALRIVKDENGLDELQINGQRSRMSRRGFPSTLAAMGRPDLGKMMFDPEVTYDNHAPPAATDPKERLKYLDQEHIDAAVIYTTTGLLWEAELEDAELSQAYTKAYNRWICEWCSDSGGRLIPTAHLSLGDPQAAAAELERAVGEGARGCYVAPFTHDRKPLGHPDNDPVFAAAQALDVPFAIHPTFEPQWTKGERNGTWEHARELRLSASVQASDGVRTQFATLFDYAVFDKFPNLKVLVLESGGGWIGYWLDRMDGVYGHTVMAQNAPLKHKPSDYFRQQCWISCDPDERMIPALAQRYGYDRFMWASDFPHADHTPEYILDLDELGGMFPDEHRRAFLGDNCRQLFKITV from the coding sequence GGGGGACAGATGAAGGATTTCTACGAAACGCACCGTCTCAGCTGGGACGGGGCGGTCGACGCCGACGGCCACATCCTCGAGCCGTCGACCCTGTGGGAGGACTACATCGACCCGCAGTACCGCGACGTCGCCCTGCGCATCGTCAAGGACGAGAACGGCCTCGACGAGTTGCAGATCAACGGCCAGCGCTCGCGCATGAGCCGCCGCGGGTTCCCCTCGACGCTCGCCGCCATGGGCCGGCCTGATCTCGGCAAGATGATGTTCGACCCCGAGGTCACCTACGACAACCACGCGCCGCCCGCCGCCACCGATCCCAAGGAGCGGCTGAAGTACCTCGACCAGGAACACATCGACGCCGCCGTCATCTACACGACGACCGGTCTGCTGTGGGAGGCCGAGCTCGAGGACGCCGAGCTGTCGCAGGCCTACACCAAGGCCTACAACCGCTGGATCTGCGAGTGGTGCTCCGACAGCGGCGGCCGGCTGATTCCGACGGCGCACCTGTCGTTGGGTGATCCCCAGGCTGCGGCGGCGGAACTCGAACGTGCGGTCGGTGAAGGGGCGCGTGGCTGCTACGTGGCGCCCTTCACGCATGACCGCAAGCCGCTCGGTCACCCCGACAACGACCCCGTTTTCGCCGCCGCCCAAGCCCTCGACGTCCCCTTCGCCATCCACCCGACGTTCGAGCCGCAGTGGACCAAGGGCGAGCGCAACGGCACGTGGGAGCACGCCCGCGAACTGCGCCTCAGTGCGTCGGTGCAGGCGAGCGACGGCGTGCGCACCCAGTTCGCCACGCTGTTCGACTACGCCGTGTTCGACAAGTTCCCGAACCTCAAGGTGCTCGTACTCGAGTCGGGCGGCGGCTGGATCGGCTACTGGCTCGACCGCATGGACGGCGTGTACGGCCACACCGTGATGGCGCAGAACGCGCCGCTCAAGCACAAGCCGTCGGACTACTTCCGCCAGCAGTGCTGGATCAGCTGCGACCCTGACGAACGCATGATCCCGGCGCTGGCGCAGCGCTACGGCTACGACCGGTTCATGTGGGCGTCGGACTTCCCGCACGCCGACCACACGCCGGAGTACATCCTCGACCTCGACGAGCTCGGCGGCATGTTCCCCGACGAGCACCGCCGCGCCTTCCTCGGCGACAACTGCCGCCAGCTGTTCAAGATCACGGTCTGA